One Bosea sp. 124 genomic window, GCAGCTGCAGGCGGTCGAGAGCGCGATCGGGCAGGCCAAGAAGACGCTGATCCAGGACCATCTCGACCACTGCCTCGACGAGGTCGCAGGCCCGCTGCCGCGCGAGCAGCGTGAGGTCGTCGACGCCTTCAAGGCCATCGCGAGATACCTTTAGGACTAAGCCAATGCTGGCCATCCTCGGCAACCGGACCTATCGCCATCTCTTCCTCGCGCAGGTCATCGCCCTGATCGGCACGGGCCTCGCCACCGTCGCGCTCGGCTTATTAGCCTATGATCTCGCAGGCCCCGAAGCCGGCATCGTGCTGGGCACGGCGCTCGCGATCAAGATGATTGCCTATGTCGGCGTCGCGCCGATCGCAGCAGCCCTCGCCGACCGCCTGCCGCGCCGGGCCATGCTGGTCGGGCTCGATCTGGTTCGCGCGGCTGTCGCGTTGCTGCTGCCCTTCGTCACGGAGATATGGCAGGTCTATCTGCTGATCTTCGTGTTGCAGTCGGCATCGGCCGCCTTCACGCCGACCTTCCAGGCGACGATCCCCGACATCCTGCCCGATGAGAAGGACTACACCCAGGCGCTCTCGCTCTCGCGGCTGGCCTATGACCTGGAGAGCCTGCTGAGCCCGGCGCTGGCGGCGCTGCTCCTGACAGTCATCAGCTTCCACAACCTCTTTGCCGGCACGGTCATCGGCTTCATCGCCTCCGCCGCGCTGGTCGTGTCGGTGACTCTGCCGAGCCAAAAGCCCGGCGAGCCGCGCGGCATCTACGACCGCACCACGCGGGGCTTGCGGATCTACTTGGCGACGCCGCGCCTGCGCGGCCTGCTGGCGCTTAGCCTGGCCGTCTCGGCCGCGGGATCCATGGTGATCGTCAACACGGTCGTTCTGGTTCAGGCGACCTATGGCATG contains:
- a CDS encoding MFS transporter codes for the protein MLAILGNRTYRHLFLAQVIALIGTGLATVALGLLAYDLAGPEAGIVLGTALAIKMIAYVGVAPIAAALADRLPRRAMLVGLDLVRAAVALLLPFVTEIWQVYLLIFVLQSASAAFTPTFQATIPDILPDEKDYTQALSLSRLAYDLESLLSPALAALLLTVISFHNLFAGTVIGFIASAALVVSVTLPSQKPGEPRGIYDRTTRGLRIYLATPRLRGLLALSLAVSAAGSMVIVNTVVLVQATYGMTQQATALALALFGAGSMTAAFALPRLLDRLDDRRLMLAAGAALPALLLLGTLVPGYTALLPLWFALGFAYSLTQTPSGRLLRRSAHAEDRPALFAAQFALSHACWLVTYPAAGWLGATLGLPATFAVMAAIGVLALVLALRFWPAGDPDEIEHEHLALAPDHPHLAGAGRRHRHAFVIDREHSAWPNPGRAG
- a CDS encoding metal-sensing transcriptional repressor; its protein translation is MSEPHIHETHPAIVKRLKRADGHLRKVIEMIEAGRPCLDIAQQLQAVESAIGQAKKTLIQDHLDHCLDEVAGPLPREQREVVDAFKAIARYL